From one Culex quinquefasciatus strain JHB chromosome 3, VPISU_Cqui_1.0_pri_paternal, whole genome shotgun sequence genomic stretch:
- the LOC6031285 gene encoding mannose-binding protein C, with protein MDRLNVCFVVFLCIFIQFSVAQETDQEDRHVVPAINEYLNQTKVYTLHCEKTVDFFTAWRSCNDLGEELATIESSRDNKALASALESSDNLAYTSGTDAGKEGSYVWLVNKRPIPGQWNNFTAWNPGEPNNSETKEHCLVVKNLPDGSAGWNDVPCDVSLCYVCQRFEIPDGAEVY; from the exons ATGGACCGattgaatgtttgttttgttgttttcctttgcattttcatacaattttctgTCGCTCAAGAAACGGATCAAGAAGATCGTCATGTTG TTCCTGCCATAAACGAGTATCTCAACCAAACCAAAGTGTACACACTGCACTGTGAAAAAACCGTAGACTTCTTCACGGCATGGCGATCCTGCAACGATCTCGGCGAAGAACTAGCCACGATAGAGTCATCGCGTGACAATAAAGCACTGGCAAGTGCTCTTGAATCTTCGGACAATCTGGCTTACACAAGTGGAACGGACGCGGGCAAAGAAGGATCCTACGTTTGGCTGGTCAACAAACGACCCATTCCCGGTCAATGGAACAACTTTACCGCCTGGAACCCTGGAGAACCAAACAACTCGGAGACCAAGGAACATTGCTTGGTGGTTAAAAATCTGCCCGATGGAAGTGCCGGCTGGAATGATGTTCCCTGTGACGTAAGCCTTTGCTACGTTTGCCAGAGGTTTGAAATTCCAGATGGAGCAGAAGTTTATTAA